Sequence from the Streptomyces sp. NBC_00358 genome:
GGGTGGACAGCAGGTCGATGACGTTGTCGTTGATGATCAACGGGGCGGCGTCGGATCGAGCTCCGCGTAGGAGGTGAACAGCCGGGTGTCGACGGCCAGGTTCCCCCGCACTTCGGTGATGCCGGAACGGCGTACCTGACGGGCGATGCGGTTGAGCCCGGCGAGTGGGTTCTCCGGGGTGAGGATCGCCCCGGGGACGTCGTTGGCGTAGGTGTGGTCGATCGTGGTGTACGACACCGCACCGTCGGGCGCGGTTCGGCCGCCCATGGTCAGATCACCCTTCCCGACCAGAACGAGATTGCCGTTCAGTACCGAGCCGTTGCGGCGGCCGACCGCCTGGACGGGGGTGGTGAACCGGTGGTCACCGCCCAGGGCGTTCCAGGCGCCGGAGACGCTGACCAGCTTGGCCGTCGACCCGGGGATGAAGAACTGGTCCGGATGCTGTGAGTGGATGACCCGGCCGGTCCTGTTGTCGATCTCCAGCAGCCCCCACTGGGCGTGCTTGTAGGCCGGCTTGTGCATGATGGCGGTGATGTCAGGGCTGAGGCCGTCGCCGTGCGGGCCCATCGGGCCCATGCCCATGGTCAGGGCGCCGGTGACCACGGCCGCGACGGCGCCGACCCACCCGCGCCGAAATCCACGGCCGGGCCGGGCCAACCCGGCCTGCTGATTCTGCTGTTGTTTGTGAAGCACGGCCGCACACATACCGCACCGGTCTTCCGCCATACCCCTCGTACACGCGCCCGTTCACTCACCTGGCGGTCTCCCCGCACGCGTGCGGTCCAGGCGCTTTGTGAGGTCGCGATCAACTGCTGGGTCGGAGGAGTCCGAGAGCCGCAACTTCGGCCCTCCGCACGGGAGGACCGCGATCGTCCTGGCGACCTCGCCGAGCGGCACGGAACTCGCCGCGTTCCGCCGGGTCATCGACGCGGACGACTTCCCTGTCCGCGAAGACGCTGGTGTCCAGGCGGTCGAGGAGGCCGGCGGGGTCTTGGTACACCGCGTGGGCGCCCGCCGCCTCCACCCGGACAGTCCGGTTCGGGGCACCGGCTACCTCGTCCTCGTCAGTGGCGGCGACAGGTCCTGTCCCGGGCAAGTCACCTTGCCCGGGACAGGGGCGAATTTACGTTCAGCCAAGCCCGACTTGGCTTGAACCGGTCCCGCGATCAGACGGCCGCACGGCCCAACTCGTGCACCAGGGCCTGCCAGAACGCCTTCAGGTCGTCCGGTTCGCGGCCGGTGATCAGGGTGTTCGGGCCGCTGTCGCAGACCTTGACCTGTTCGTCCACCCAATTCCCGGCCGCGTTGCGGATGTCGGTGCGCAGGCTCGGCCACGAAGTGAGGTTGCGCCCGTGCAGCACATCGGCCTCGACGAGAATCCACGGGGCGTGGCAAATGGCCGCCACCGGCCTGCCCGTTGGCTCGACGGCGTTCGATCCACCGAGCGGCTGCCTGTCCCGAACGGCCTACCGCTCGGCGCTGGGAACGGCGTGGGGCTCGCTCGGAGCCGTCGTCTTGGCCGATTCCATCTGCTCCCCCAGTTCGGAGAGCCGGTTGCGGCCCATGGTCTTGCGTACGTCGGGAAAACCCTCCTGCTCCTCCTCCTCGACGTGGTGGCGGACGTTCTCCATCAGGACGGTCATCTTGGCGTCGAACCGTTCGTCCGCCGCTCCGCGGCTGAGGCGCTGACCAGAGCCGCGGGAACCTTACGAGGTGGCCGTGCTGTCGTCGTGAGTGAGCACATCGGAACGATCGGATGGGGACTGCGCCGTTCGTTGTCCCGGCGGGGTATCGGGAGAGCTCTCGTGCTGGTCGAGAGCCGCCAGGAGACCGGCCACCGTCAGGCCCGAGTCGGCCGGGTGCCGAAGGATGGTCCCGGGTTGGATGTGGTACAGGTTCGTGCGCCCGCGCCGGGTGTGGTCCAGGTAGCCGTCCTGCTCCAGATCCGAAATGATCTTCTGGACTGCCCGTTCGGTGAGCCGACACCGTGCGGCGATGTCGCGGATGCGCGTGCCTTGCGCACCGGAGGCGATCGCGGCGAGGACTCGTGCGTGGTTGGTCACAAAGGTCCAGCCGCTGTGTCCCTCGGGTACCTCAGTCATCCCCCCAGAGTAGGCCCTTTAGTTCACGCATTCAAAAGGGCGAAAGAAAGTTCATGTATCTCTTGACGTGTAACAAGGTCGAGGGTGAACCTGTATGCCATGCGAGAACATCCGCTCTCTCCCCCCGAGGGAAGCGGTGACGAAGCCGCCCACGCTGTACTGGCCTGCGGTGCCAGGCCGGGAGGCGCGTCGCCCTTCCTCGACACCGCCGTGCATCCCGCCGGCCCACGGACGCTGGTCGTCGTTGCCGGTGAGATCGACATCGATACCGCGCAGCCCCTGCAGCACAGCCTGTCCGCTGCTCTGACCCAGGCGCGCCAGGGCCTGGACCTGGACCTCGTGCGGGTCGGTTTCTGTGACTGTTCCGGCCTCCGGGTCCTGTTGCGCCTCCGGAATCTTGCCCGTGCCCAGGGCAAGACGGTCCATATCGGCGCTGCTGGACATGCGGTCGAGCGGCTGCTCATGCTCACCGGCACAGCACCTTTGTTCGCACCCACGAACGGTGCTGGTCCTCAACCGGACGGGACGTACGAGAAGGACCTGCGGGCCGAGGTGGTCGACCTGAAGCGGGCGATGGGGAGCCGGTCGGTCATAGACCTGGCGCGCGGAGTCCTGATGGCCTCGTTCCGCTTGAGTGGCGAAGACGCCTGGAGCGTCCTCGTCGAGGTGTCCCAGCGAGGCAACACCAAACTTCGCCTCATCGCCGAGGAACTGGTCGCGGCAGTCACCGGCGATCCGCTGCCCGACCATCTGAAGCGGCAGATCTCCGCGGCGGTCGCCAAGATCTCAGGCGACCCGCAATCACTTAGTCGACACCGGCGCCGCGACTGGGTCCCGCCCGCGGCCAGAGCCGCGTCCCTGGAGGACCGCAGACCGTCCGCATGACCGCTTCCCGGGCGGGGGCCGTGGGGGAGGGCGGATGAGATCGAGCAGCCGGGCCTGTCGTCTTGAGACGTTGGTGACCCGCCATCCGCGCGGCGCCGACTCGCGGCACGCATCGCGGCCGTCGCCGGGGAGCGCGAGTTGACGGGATGTCATCAGTCGGCGGGCGACGGTCTCAGCGCTCCCGAGATTTCGTGGCCCGCCCAGGGCAAGCCGCCCTGGGCGTGTGGACCTGCGGTACGGCATGGGAGGGACACGTGTTTGCGGTCATGACGGAGGGGCACACGAAAACTCGCGCTTCGGACCGAAGGCGCACGCCCCGCGGGGATGTGTTCTCCCTGCCTGCTGCGGCCTTTCCTTGCTGTGGTGTACCTGCGCCAGGCCACTGCGCTCGGGCCGGTCAAGGCCGTCGACCGCTTCGGCCTCGGCGGCGGGGCTTTCGAGAGTTGCGCCGTACCGACCATCACCGGCGAGGTGGAACGACATTTCCGGGACCGCACGTGGACCCTGCGGGTCCCCTGTTGTGGGAAGGCGCATGCCCCACCCGCTCCAGCAGCGGCGGCGGCGTGACGCAGGGCTCTGTTCCCCGAGAGCCGGGCGGTCGCCTACTCAGGCCACGTACACGCTGACATGACAATCAGGCAAGGCCAGACAGCCTCAGTCCCAAGGAGCTGCACCGATGTTGATGCCCCTCCCCGCCACTCTGCGCCGGCTCGTCGCGGAATACGAGTCGCTCCGCGCCGAGGAATCGCCCGATGGCGCGGCGCCCGCAGACCAGCGCCTGCGGGACCTCGCCTACACCCTGTGCGTGACCACCGGAACACGTGAGATCACAGACGCTCTCGACACCGCCCGCTCCTGGCTGGCCAGGGCAGCCGCCGCCCCCGGCACGACGTCCACGGCCTCCACGAGGCCCAGACCAGAACGCCGACCGGCCGCCGCATCTCCCAAGCCCGCAGCCGTCGCACCGGCCAGCGCGGCCATTTTCCATGGCGACACCGGCGAACCGTCCGCGAGTCGCCGTAACGGCATCCTGTGCGCCGGGCGCCGGTCCGCGGCGCCGCACACCGCGGGCGTGGGCAGAGGCAACGGAGAGTGAGGCGCTGGACATGGGTGAGCGCGCCGTGATCGCTTGTGGTTCGGTTCCGGCGGAGCCGCCCGCTCGACGGCTCGCGGCGTCGGCTCGACCGGCCGCGCTGACCGGACGACGCGTCCGGCCTCCTGCGTGCCGGTCATTCGGCGTCCGGGCCGAGCGGAATCCGCAGCGCGCTGCGTCGCTGCCTCCACGCGGTCAACAGATGGGCCGCCAGCCGGTCTTCGAGGAAGCCGGTGACCCGGACGCCGAAGGCGACATCGGGTTCGAGTTCGGGTTCGCTCGCCAGGAGACCGCCGATGACGTCCCGGCGGACCACTTGCTCGTGGACGGCGTCGGCCTGGACGTGCTCGTCGTAGAAGCGCTGCGCGGGCTTGCCCGCTCCGACTCTGCGCAGGGCGGCGGCCAGACGCCTGGACCCTGGTGAGGAGGTGACTTCCACCGCGGCGAAGTGCCCGACCAGAGCGCCCCGAAGGGCTCGATGCAGGCCCAGCAGGGACATGAGATTGACCGTGGTGACCGCCTCCGTGGGGGCCGCGTCGACGTAGTGGCCGTAGTCCGTGCGCAGGCCGAGGTCGGCCATGAGATCCGCGAAGAGGCGGGCGTGGACGTCCTCCTCGCGGCCGGCTCCGAACTCGTCGAACTCGATCGCCACCATGGCCGCCTTGGCCCGGCCGTACAGGCGTGGAATGACCCAGGCGTGCGGATCGGCCTCCTTGAGGTGGTACAGCGAGCGCAGGGCGGCGTACTCCTGGAGTTGCCACAGTTCGCCGTCGCGTTCGAGGAAGTGACTGACGCCGGCCTCGTCGTAGCCGACCGGTTCGATAAGCAGGTCTCCGAGGGCGTTGCCGACGTCAGGGTCGGCTGTCACATCGTCGCGCAGGGCCTTGAGGAAGCGCAGTTCCAGGGACCGGCGCAGGGCCAGTAGCCCGGGGTCCCACTCTCGTTCGTCGCTCACCTCGGTGAAGCCGCGGTAGTGGAGTTCGTACAGTGTGTAGAGCGCGAGCTGTACATCGTCACCGTACGGATCGGCGTCCTCCAGGCCATGGGGGAGTGCGGGCAGCGGGGTGCCATAGCGCAGTGTGGAGACGAGAGAGCTCGATATCTCGCCCCGCGGCGCCGGCAGGAGGGGGCCTCTCACGGTGTTTCCCGCCTGGCCCGGCGTCGGTGACTGGTGTCGCACCAGGGATAGGTCCGGCTGCGTCGGCAGGTGCAGATCGCCGCCCGGAAACGGCGGGAAGTCAGGACCGTGCCGTCCTCCAGCACCACCTCGACCGGACCCTCGACGAGCAGCGGACCGTCGCGGTCCACGGTTATGCGACGCGGTCGCTCAGGCATGCCAGGCACGGATGACCACCAGCTCTTCACGGTTGTCGTTCTCGTCGGTGAGCAGGCCCTGGTGCCGCAGCCATGTCCGGCGTGAGTTCAGCACAGGTCCAAAGGGGACGAAAGCGCGGTCGGTGACCGCGGCGTCGAATCCCGCGCGAACGAGTCGCCGCAGCGTCGGCCGGGTCCCGCACAGAGCGGAGTGGACGAGCAGCAGCACGCCTCCCGCGCGCAGTGCGGCGGGCGCCTCGTCACAGACGCGGTTCACGAAGACCCGGCCGTCCGGCCCGGCGTCCCAAGCGCGCTCCGGGGACCGGGCCGGCAGTCGGAGCTTGGGCGACGGAACGTAGGGCGGATTGCTCACCACCAGGTCGTAGGTCCGTCCGTGTACGGCCGCGGTGAGATCGCCATGACGGACGGTGACGCGACGTCTGGCGAGGAGCGCGTTGAGGCGCGTGGTGAGTACGGCGCGCCAGTCGATGTCGACGGCCGTCACCCGCGCTCCCATTCTCGCGGCCCGCAGGGCAAGGGCCCCGCTGCCGGTTCCCAGGTCGAGCACGTCGGTGTCGGGGCCCACGCGCTCCCGAAGCAATGCGTGGATCAGGAGCTCGGTGTCCTGTTGGGGCGCGTAGACGCCGGGTGGCGTGAGGAGCGGGACTTCTCCAGGCATCCCCATGAGGCACCTCCACATCATTGCTCGCCCGATTGGTGCCGGTATGTGCAACTCTGTCCTCTGGGTTCCCCTCGAACGGAGGCCCACACGCGATCTTCGTGGTCGTCTTCGCGGGCAACCGGGCTCGTGCCCTGCTTCAGGAGCACAGCGACCGCATGGTTCCGTGCGGCCAGGTCGCCGAACCGCGGGTGGTCTACTCGGCGCTCGGCGCTCGATGCGCACATCCAGCATCTGCGAGTGGACCCGTTCCCTGCGACGCGGTCGCCCATATCCACGAGAGTCTCGCCGGCGCGGCACTCCAGATCATGAAGCGGAACATGGATGCCGAAAGCCCGCCGCGCGCAATATCGGATTCTGGCCGGCCCGGGTGGGAATCCTGTGCGGCGTCCAGGGTGGGCGCCGCACAGGTGATGCCGATATCGGGGTGAAAGTCGGCATCGTCCATTCTATCGACCGCCCTATGGGGAAGTGGGGTTCGGACCTCGCGCCGCAGCCGTCGGAGCTCACCGGAGCACGGCTGAGACGGGAAAACGGACAGAAGTCCGAGGCCGACGGCCATGGCTGCAAGCGGGTGAAGCCGGACTGTCCCCGCTCCATGCGCCCGGGAA
This genomic interval carries:
- a CDS encoding iron-containing redox enzyme family protein, with the protein product MRGPLLPAPRGEISSSLVSTLRYGTPLPALPHGLEDADPYGDDVQLALYTLYELHYRGFTEVSDEREWDPGLLALRRSLELRFLKALRDDVTADPDVGNALGDLLIEPVGYDEAGVSHFLERDGELWQLQEYAALRSLYHLKEADPHAWVIPRLYGRAKAAMVAIEFDEFGAGREEDVHARLFADLMADLGLRTDYGHYVDAAPTEAVTTVNLMSLLGLHRALRGALVGHFAAVEVTSSPGSRRLAAALRRVGAGKPAQRFYDEHVQADAVHEQVVRRDVIGGLLASEPELEPDVAFGVRVTGFLEDRLAAHLLTAWRQRRSALRIPLGPDAE
- a CDS encoding D-alanyl-D-alanine carboxypeptidase; translated protein: MLHKQQQNQQAGLARPGRGFRRGWVGAVAAVVTGALTMGMGPMGPHGDGLSPDITAIMHKPAYKHAQWGLLEIDNRTGRVIHSQHPDQFFIPGSTAKLVSVSGAWNALGGDHRFTTPVQAVGRRNGSVLNGNLVLVGKGDLTMGGRTAPDGAVSYTTIDHTYANDVPGAILTPENPLAGLNRIARQVRRSGITEVRGNLAVDTRLFTSYAELDPTPPR
- a CDS encoding helix-turn-helix transcriptional regulator; the protein is MTEVPEGHSGWTFVTNHARVLAAIASGAQGTRIRDIAARCRLTERAVQKIISDLEQDGYLDHTRRGRTNLYHIQPGTILRHPADSGLTVAGLLAALDQHESSPDTPPGQRTAQSPSDRSDVLTHDDSTATS
- a CDS encoding ANTAR domain-containing protein → MREHPLSPPEGSGDEAAHAVLACGARPGGASPFLDTAVHPAGPRTLVVVAGEIDIDTAQPLQHSLSAALTQARQGLDLDLVRVGFCDCSGLRVLLRLRNLARAQGKTVHIGAAGHAVERLLMLTGTAPLFAPTNGAGPQPDGTYEKDLRAEVVDLKRAMGSRSVIDLARGVLMASFRLSGEDAWSVLVEVSQRGNTKLRLIAEELVAAVTGDPLPDHLKRQISAAVAKISGDPQSLSRHRRRDWVPPAARAASLEDRRPSA
- a CDS encoding CDGSH iron-sulfur domain-containing protein, producing MPGMPERPRRITVDRDGPLLVEGPVEVVLEDGTVLTSRRFRAAICTCRRSRTYPWCDTSHRRRARRETP
- a CDS encoding DUF5133 domain-containing protein, with the translated sequence MLMPLPATLRRLVAEYESLRAEESPDGAAPADQRLRDLAYTLCVTTGTREITDALDTARSWLARAAAAPGTTSTASTRPRPERRPAAASPKPAAVAPASAAIFHGDTGEPSASRRNGILCAGRRSAAPHTAGVGRGNGE
- a CDS encoding HemK2/MTQ2 family protein methyltransferase, which gives rise to MGMPGEVPLLTPPGVYAPQQDTELLIHALLRERVGPDTDVLDLGTGSGALALRAARMGARVTAVDIDWRAVLTTRLNALLARRRVTVRHGDLTAAVHGRTYDLVVSNPPYVPSPKLRLPARSPERAWDAGPDGRVFVNRVCDEAPAALRAGGVLLLVHSALCGTRPTLRRLVRAGFDAAVTDRAFVPFGPVLNSRRTWLRHQGLLTDENDNREELVVIRAWHA